From a region of the Coleofasciculus chthonoplastes PCC 7420 genome:
- a CDS encoding RRXRR domain-containing protein: MLRVPVLSKSGKPLMPTKPSRARRWLKDGKAKVIHTDLECFAIQLTFETQENTQPIAVGIDPGKHYSGIGVQSRLVTLWMGHLVLPFKTVKERMELRRVMRRARRGRRINRKLPYDRRCHRQRRFNNRRQNKLPPSIRANRQLELRVVKELFNLFPISAIHYELVMADVDRTSGRKSAKSGVGFSPVMVGQKQMLNWLRELARVTTHNGWQRDGNGTSQLRQWLGLAKDKKNKDQQTPATHAVDGVTLAAFEFTRWREWHSDNAKYGNWQGSVEVTPAPFAIIRRPPISRRQLHLCVHSIGGKRRKYGGTVTRHVETRHGASLRKGDKVIAEKAGKTYVGWCSGDTKTQVSVSDANWKRLGQFTAKKVQLLQRSTGLIVVPSPGLSNLATLSSEV; the protein is encoded by the coding sequence ATGTTACGGGTACCAGTTCTCTCAAAATCGGGCAAGCCGTTAATGCCCACAAAACCTAGCCGTGCTAGACGTTGGCTAAAAGATGGTAAAGCAAAAGTAATACATACCGACTTAGAATGTTTTGCTATTCAGTTGACCTTTGAAACCCAAGAAAATACCCAACCTATAGCTGTTGGTATAGATCCAGGTAAACACTATTCAGGGATCGGAGTTCAATCGAGGCTCGTTACCCTTTGGATGGGACATCTGGTTCTACCGTTCAAGACGGTTAAAGAACGGATGGAATTACGGCGAGTCATGCGTCGAGCCAGACGGGGAAGACGGATTAACCGGAAGTTACCTTATGATCGACGTTGCCACCGTCAACGCAGGTTTAATAACCGCAGGCAAAACAAACTGCCGCCGTCAATTCGAGCCAACAGACAGCTAGAGCTACGGGTAGTCAAAGAGTTGTTTAATCTGTTCCCGATTAGCGCCATTCATTATGAGTTAGTCATGGCAGATGTTGACAGAACCAGTGGGCGCAAGTCGGCCAAGTCTGGTGTTGGATTCTCGCCAGTAATGGTGGGGCAAAAACAGATGCTTAACTGGCTGCGTGAATTAGCCCGAGTAACGACTCATAATGGATGGCAACGGGACGGAAATGGAACCAGTCAGCTTAGGCAGTGGTTAGGGTTAGCTAAGGACAAGAAAAACAAGGACCAACAGACACCAGCTACGCACGCAGTTGATGGTGTAACCTTAGCCGCGTTTGAGTTTACCAGATGGCGAGAATGGCACTCTGATAATGCCAAATATGGTAACTGGCAAGGCAGTGTCGAAGTTACGCCAGCACCATTTGCCATAATCCGTAGACCACCAATCAGCCGTAGACAATTACATTTGTGTGTCCATTCCATTGGGGGTAAGCGGCGCAAGTATGGTGGCACAGTTACCCGCCATGTAGAGACGCGCCATGGCGCGTCTTTACGAAAGGGCGACAAAGTTATAGCCGAAAAAGCTGGAAAAACTTACGTCGGTTGGTGTTCTGGAGACACCAAGACACAAGTTTCGGTCAGTGACGCCAACTGGAAACGGTTGGGACAATTCACTGCCAAAAAAGTCCAGTTGTTGCAACGAAGCACGGGGTTAATCGTCGTG